TTACCTTGTTTAAAGCAATTTCGCCATTTGCCTCAGCTACAAAAAAAACGGTCGGGAATGAACGACAACTTCACCAATCCTTTGGTAATTTGTTCATGGCTTCAATCTGTGGAAGGATTTGAGGCGTATAAAGTCGAAATAAAACAAGGCATGAAAGATTTTATAGAGTTAACAAAGCTTTTATAGACTAGTAGATAGATATATCTGGATTTGATGAGATCCTCATATAGCTTGATTCTATGTAATGAGGTGGTTAAATGCATAAGCAATGCCAATGCGGCACAACGATGGGACTGGAACTTCGTAAGGTGATTTTTGCTGGTAAGGTTGAAATTCTGCATGTTCCTGTATTTTCATGCCCGTCATGCTTTTCCAGTGAGGTTTTGCAACATGTGACGAAGGACATCAAGGAGCTGCTTCAAAGTCTAGGAGATAACCCTGCGGCACGGCGAATTTCCTTTGCTCGCAGCAATGAACTGGCTGAGATTATCCGTAAGCTGGTGCTGGAGGAAGCGGACAATCCCAATGTGGACTGGCAATCCTCTCTGGAGGAGCGAATGGAGCTTCGGATCAATCTCTTGCTGGACCTTTATCGTTATGCGAGAAGTCTGGGAGATGAGGATTGGATGAATGATGTAGAGAAAAAACTGACTCAATTATCCGGTTTTACCAGTAAATCGGTGTTTACAAATACAAAAAACTAAAAAATATGAAAATTTTCATGGTCACCATTGGATTTTGCATGTTCTTTTTGTTACGATGAGAATAGGCCATACGACAAGACACAGAAAGGAATGTATATCCAATGGGGACGATGACGAAAATAACTACTGTTCAACAATTAAATACGGCTCTGGAAGCGACATCAGACAAGCCGTTGCTTCTCTTTAAACATAGTACGCGTTGTCCGATTAGTTCAGGTGCATATCAGGAAATGGAGTCCTATTTGCAAGCTGCTCCCAACGAAAATATTGAATACGGTATCATTTATGTAGTAGAAGACCGACCGGTATCCAATGAGGCTGCGGAGCGGCTCCAGATAAAGCATGAATCGCCGCAGGCCATTTTAATCAAGGATGGAGAGGCTGTCTGGCATACATCCCATTCGAATATTACAGCCGGTGCACTCCACGATCATCTGACCTAGGTGATGAAGTGCTATCGTTGCATAAAGTAGTATTTTGTCGTATCATGGTTCTAATTAGTTGATCTAGGATTCGGTTGAAAATTTATTGGCAATGGAGAGAAGGAATGTGACGGTAACGATCTATGATGTAGCTCGCGAAGCCGGTGTCTCAATGGCTACGGTGTCCCGTGTAGTTAACAATAATCCTAACGTAAAACCTCAGACACGTAAGAAAGTGTACGAAGCGATTGAACAATTGGGATATCGCCCAAATGCGGTGGCTAGAGGTCTGGCCAGCAAGAAGACGACGACTGTTGGCGTGGTTATTCCGGATATATCGAACTCAATTTTTGCAGAGATTGCGCGCGGTATTGAGGATATTGCGAATATGTATCACTATAACATTATTTTGTGTAATGCCGATAAGCGGAAGGAAAAAGAAATTCGTGTCATCAATACGTTGCTTGAAAAGCAAGTGGATGGACTTCTGTTCATGGGCGGCACAGTCACGGATGAGCATATTCAGGCATTTCATACAGCCGCGGTTCCTATCGTTCTGTGTGCAACGAGTGATGAAAAAGGGAGCTACCCTTCAGTCGATATCGACCATGAAGCAGCTGCTTTTGATGCGGTAAATACACTGATTCGCCACGGTCATCGTCAAATCGCAATGATCAGTGGTACGCTTCAAGATCCTGCAAACGGCTATGCACGTTTCCAAGGTTACAAGAGAGCATTGGAAACTGCCGGAATTGAGTATCAAGAGGATCTCGTGCGAATCGGGAACTACCGCTATGAATCCGGTGTTGAAGCTATGAAATACTTCTTGGGCTTAAAGAAGAAGCCAAGCGCGATTTTTGCTGCTACAGATGAAATGGCGATTGGTGCTATTCATAGCATTCAGGATGAAGGTTTGAAAGTACCTGATGATTTTTCCGTAATCAGTGTGGATAATATTCGTATGGCTTCTATGGTACGTCCTCAGTTGACAACTGTAGCGCAGCCAATGTACGATCTGGGCGCGGTAGCGATGCGATTGCTGACCAAACTGATGAAAAAGGAAAATGTGGATAATGCTCGTGTCATTTTGCCACATGAAACGATTTTGCGGTTGTCAGTTAATTATCTAGATTAAGCGAAGTGCTCAACAGGATATATTTTGATGAAAGCTCCTTTGACGAAAGCTCCTTTGATGGAGCTTTTTTCGCGGGTACATATTTCGTGTGGGTACAATCATCATTAAAGAATAGAGGGATACAGAATGAGCCGGATTTATGGACTAATGGGTGCTATGGATGAAGAGATTGAATTGCTGCTGTCAGCGATGACGGAAGCAAGCAAGACGATCAAGGCCGGAATCACTTACACTACAGGAATCATCCACGGCAAACAGGTTGTCGTATGCAAATCCGGTGTCGGCAAGGTCAATGCTGCGGTAACTACCCAAATTCTGATTGACCGTTTTGGCGTAGAACAGATTATTTTCACGGGAGTCGCGGGGGCAGTACACCCGGATTTAAACATTGGGGATATTGTCATCTCATCCACATGTATGCAGCATGATATGGATGTAAGGGCTTTGGGTTATGCCAGAGGGGTTATCCCTTATCAGGATACGTCGGAATTCGCCGCTGATCCCGAGCTTGTCCGCCTGGCTGAACAAGCCTGCCAATCGTTTGATGATCGTTATATTGTCGGCAAGGTCCTGTCTGGTGATCAATTTGTCGCAAGCCGTGAATTGGTAACTGCATTGCATCAGGAAATGGGCGGCGCTTGTACCGAGATGGAGGGTGCGGCGGTGGCACAGACGGCTCACATGAACGCTGTGCCTTATATTGTCCTGCGTTCTATGTCAGATAAGGCCGACGGCTCGGCTCACGTTAATTATGCCGAATTTACGGTGGAAGCATCTCATCGCTCGCATCGTATTGTGGAGTACATGCTCAAGCATTTAGGCTAAGGGCGCCATTTTAGTACATGAATCTTCGCACAAACCGGATGCGGTCAAACTGCTCTCGTGATGCGAGAGGGACATCCTCTCCCATTCGTACCATCAGACAGTTAGCCGGGTGTGAGCATATTTCAGGATCATCCGTGGCGTACCAGACCATATCTACGGTTTTCATCAGACGTTCCATCATGCGGCGGTACTCCCATACGGAAAGGCCGCTGCCCTTTAAATCCCAGTGCCAATAGTACTCGGTCGTAAAAATAATATAGGATTCAAGCTGCCCGTCTTCAAAGGCAATTCGAATCATCCGACTACCCAAGCCCAGTCCGCGATAGTCGTCGGCGACCTCAATGGCTCCAAGCTCCAGCAGGTCTTTCATGCCTGCTTCCGACCAGCGTTCCAACTCATCCGGGTAGTGGAAGGTGACGTATCCCAGAAGGGTTTTCCCATCATGGGCAATGATGATTCTGCCTTCCGGCAGTCCCGAAATTTCCACCAGCGCGTCGAATTGCTCCTTTGGTTTACGAAAGGCGTCCAATTGCGTATGCATTTCAAATGAACGCAGTTGATCAGCGGAAATCGGTCCTTCTACATAGATTGTTTGTCCGTTATGATCCAGCGTGTCCAAGTGGTGCAGTTTTAAATGCTGCATGCGTACGACCTCCTTGTTTACCATCAGCTAGCTCTCCATATCCCCTACTTATAACAAAAAAACAAATATATGAAAAGGATGGTCGTCACATCCTCATCTATGATATACTGTTTTAGACATAAAATGTTCACAATTAGATGTTTTAAATTAGATATTAAACCAAAGAGAGTGCATTTGCTTTTATTGATTTTTGTAAGCGCTATCTTGTCCTGCGCAATTCTCATTATCATATTATGAGGAGGCTGTATGCATGAAGATTGAAGAACTCCAGGCTGTAGTTCCCACATCCAACATGGGCCCGTACGAACAAGCTTACAACCGATTTCAGTGGGAAGATGCAGAACGTCATTTTACGTGGTATGAAACAGGCAAGGTGAACATGGCACATGAAGCCATTGACCGACATGTAGTAGAAGGCCGTGGTGAAAAAACAGCGCTTTTGTATTGTGATGCAAGCCGTCATGAAGCTTACACCTTTTCTCAGCTTCGTGCCAGCTCTAACAGATTTGGCAATGTGCTACGCAAATACGGTATTGGCAAAGGGGAGCGGGTGTTTATTTTCATGCCGCGTTCACCTGAGCTGGTGATCAGCTTGTTTGGTATTTTAAAGGTTGGAGCTGTTGTGGGCCCTTTGTTTGAGGCGTTTATGGAGACAGCGGTCAAGGATCGGCTGGAGGATAGCGGGGCGGTGGCGCTAGTGACCACACCTGCACTTCTTTCGCGGATCAAACGCGAGGAGCTTCCTAAGCTGCGACATATCTTTGTGGTTGGTGATATGGACGAACGAGAGCAAGGGGTTATTGATTTTGAAACGGAAATGCTTATGTCCTCAGAAGAGCTTGAACCTGAATGGCTGAGTCGTGAGGATGGATTAATCATTCATTATACGTCAGGCTCCACAGGCAAGCCGAAAGGTGTATATCATGTACAAAATGCGATGATTCAGCATTATTATACTGGCAAGATGGTGCTGGATCTGCGGGAAGATGATGTGTATTGGTGTACTGCTGATCCAGGCTGGGTCACAGGAACGTCATATGGCATTTTTGCGCCATGGCTGAACGGAGCGACGAATGTTATTCGTGGGGGTCGCTTCAGTCCAGAGAACTGGTACCGGACGATTGAGCGTTACGAAGTGACCATATGGTATAGCGCTCCTACAGCGTTTCGGATGCTGATGAGCGCGGGAGAGCAGGTTGTTGCCAAGTATGATCTCGGCAGCCTGCGGCATGTGTTATCCGTGGGAGAACCGCTCAATCCCGAAGTGGTAAGATGGGGCTGGCGGGTGTATACGCAGCGCATTCACGATACATGGTGGATGACAGAAACAGGGGGGCAATTGATCTGTAATTACCCTGAGCTGCCAATTAAGCCCGGTTCGATGGGAAAGCCACTACCAGGTATTCAGGCTGCCATACTGGACGACAAAGGACAGGTGCTGCCTCCTAACCGGATGGGGCATTTGGCAATACGTACACCGTGGCCATCGATGATGATCCGTATATGGAATAACCCGAACAAGTATCAGGAGTATTTTCGGTTCCCCGGTTGGTATGTGTCCGGCGACTCTGCCTATATGGATGAGGACGGTTATTTCTGGTTTCAGGGACGGATTGATGATGTCATTAATTCCTCGGGGGAGCGAATCGGTCCTTTTGAGGTCGAGAGCAAGCTTCTGGAGCATCCTGCTGTTGCGGAGGCCGGAGTCATTGGAAAACCAGATGCTGTGCGGGGAGAGATCATTAAAGCTTTTGTCGCACTGCGTGAAGGCTACACACCTTCTGAGGCTTTACAGCAGGATATCTACCGCTTTGTCAAGGAGGGGTTGTCTGCTCATGCTGCTCCACGCGAAATTGAATTTAAGGAAAAGCTGCCCAAGACCCGTTCCGGCAAAATTATGAGACGTGTGCTGAAGGCCTGGGAGCTTAACCTTCCTACAGGGGACTTGTCTACCATAGAGGATTAAAATGCTATTCATAATAAAAGTAAAAGAGGGAATCTCCAAAGCCATATGAGCTAAGGAGACTCCCTCTTTTACTTTTGTTTACGGTTATGGACGGACGGCTCCAGAAGGAGCCGATTCGCCTATTGCATTTATGGAAGTGACACGGAACCAGCCTTTCGGCTTTTTACCAGCTTTGTATTCAAAGCTGGAAGATGTGGTAGAGCCTATGTTGGTAAAGGGCTCCGCACCGTTTTCACTGTAGTACACATTATAGCCTGTAATAGCGTCCGCAGGCTTTCCGGCACTCCATTGAAGTACTACAGAAGAGCCTGCTGCCTTAGCCTGGGGCTGTCCAGGAGCAGTAGGAACCTCAGTAGGCTGTACACCTGTTGCATCTCCCGCACCGGGAACGGCTGGAGACTCCGAATTTACAGGCGGCAATACAGGTGCCGCGCTTGCTTTGGCACTAGGCTCGGACTCATGTCCGCCTACATCAACGGCAGTCACGTAGTAGCTGGAGCTGCTGCCCGGTGGACTGTCTGAGAACACCTTGGAGCCGTCAGCCATGACAACCTTGCCAAGCCGTTGGAAGCTGCCGCCATCTGTAGAACGGTAAAGACGATATCCTACGACGTCGCTGTTTCCGCTTGGACTAAAGCTGATTATGGCCTTTCCATCGCTGTAGCTAACGCTGACGCTCGCCGGAGCATTAGGAGCAGTACCGTCGTCCTTGCGTGGATCGACCTGAGTAGGAGCTTCCTTATCTGCATCCTCAGGGAGATAGTAGGACAACGAGTTATGTCGTTTCATCACCGTAAAGGCCTGCTCAAGCTCTTTAATCAATTCTGAGATGGGTTTTTCCCTTTTTCGAACCGTTCGTTCATACAACATATCATCCGGTGTACTATCGCGTGGAATGTAATTCACACCTTGATAGGTGATATATTTGGCACGGGTAACGCCATTTTCACTATTTTTGGGTAAATACTTACTGTTGTAAATATCCGAACCATACGCGGATGCTGTACGGCTTACAATACCGTCAGGTCGCTTGAAGCTGTCCGTTTGGAACAGCTGGGAATCTTTGGCCGTTACTTCATTCATAATCAGAGCCCATAAGCGACGTGCACGCTCTTTTTGTACTTTTGTTTCAAGCTTATTGACAGGCTGCTTGTAACCGACCCACACACCCAATGTAACGTCAGGCGTAAATCCCTCGAACCAAACATCGGTATAGGATTGTGTAGTACCTGTCTTGCCGGCAATCGGAATCTTGCCAGCTTGATTGAAGTTGCGCTTCACCAGTCTGCCTGTACCCTCCGACACTGCTGTACGCAACATATCCGTCATCAGATAGGCCGTTTGCGGCGTGAAGGCTTGTACAGGATTAGGCTGATGCTTGTACACAATATTGCCTTGCGAATCCACAATCTTTTCAATCATATAAGCGTCATTAAATACACCGCCGTTAGGAATGGCTCCGTAGGCATTTGTTAGCTCCTCGACAGTCACCCCGTGGGCCAAGCCGCCAAGCACACCCGTTTGGGCGTTATTATCACTCGGTTCCAGGGTGGTAATGCCCAACTTTTTGGCGAAAGCCCAAGCCTTGCTAATACCTACTTTTTCGTTAAACAGCTTGAGCGCTATTGTGTTTAGCGATTGATTCAGTGCATAACGTGCTGTAACCAATCCTTGATAGCGGTTGTTCGCATTTTTCGGAATATGATATCCGTTGCTGCCATCTTTCAAAATAATAGGAGCGTCGTCCACGATGCTGCCGGGCTGCACAAGACCACTTTCCAATGCAGGAAGATAGGCGGCAATGGGCTTCATCGCTGATCCCGGCTGACGCACCATCTGAGTAGCATAATTCATCTGTTCCTTTTGGAAGTCCCGGCCTTCCATCATCCCGAGAATCGCGCCTGTTTTATGCTGAATCAAAATGGCCGCTGCTTGCTCATCACCCTTGGTTTTACTGGTGGCAGAGAAGTTGTTTTTATTTTCTGCAATTTGGCGCATGGATTTGTATACGCTCTTATCAATGGTGGTGTAGACCATATAGCCACCCGTGCGAAGCTGTTGTTCGGCCTCTTTGAGCAAATCGTTATCATCCTTGGTCTTGGCATCTGCACCAGCATTGGCCGCCTGGCCCGGATTCGTGACGGACATCAGTGCCTGCGCAGCTTGCCGTTCTGTTTCCATCATAAGGTATGGATAGGTGTTATAAGCTTTTACAGTACGAGGTGCAAGAGATTTTTTAATATCAAAAGCCATTGCTTCATCATACTGAGCTTTATTGATTTTATTTTCTTCGAGCATTCGACTGAGCACCAGATGTTGACGATTTATTGCCCTTTTAAAGCCGGACTCATTAAACTCGCCCTTACCGTTGAAAGCAGAATAAGAAGAAGGAAGCTGCGGCAGTCCTGCCAGATAGGCGGCCTGTGCCACATTGAGCTTATTTAGATCATTTTCGTTAAAAATACCCTTGGCGGCTGCTTTGATGCCAAAGACGTTGTAACCGCTTGAGCCGTTTCCAAAAGGTACTTTGTTGAGATAGGCTGTAATAATTTGCTGCTTGCTCAGAAAGCGCTCAAGGCGCAGAGACAGCAGAATTTCCTTGACCTTGCGATCATCTGTGCGATCAAGATTCAGAAAAACACGACGCGCAAGCTGTTGAGTCAGGGTGCTCCCCCCGGTTTGTACAGACTCATGCAGCGCTTTTTGTTTTACAGCGCGCAGCGTTCCTGACAGATCGACACCTTTGTGCTCGTAAAAATGGTTATCCTCAATAGCAATGACTGCGTCAATGACGAGTTGCGGAATCTCCTTAAACGTGACGGGCCGCCGATCTTCCTCTGTCCGGAGCTGTCCGATGGGAGAGCCGTCATTGAAATAAGCAAAGCCCGTTATTGCATTCTTATTTACTTCCTGTTCAATCATGGATCTGGAACGCACTGGCTCGTTTTTGACAATAGAGGCTATATAGCCGGCGGCTGCTCCTCCTGCG
This DNA window, taken from Paenibacillus kribbensis, encodes the following:
- the ytxJ gene encoding bacillithiol system redox-active protein YtxJ, whose product is MGTMTKITTVQQLNTALEATSDKPLLLFKHSTRCPISSGAYQEMESYLQAAPNENIEYGIIYVVEDRPVSNEAAERLQIKHESPQAILIKDGEAVWHTSHSNITAGALHDHLT
- the ccpA gene encoding catabolite control protein A produces the protein MTVTIYDVAREAGVSMATVSRVVNNNPNVKPQTRKKVYEAIEQLGYRPNAVARGLASKKTTTVGVVIPDISNSIFAEIARGIEDIANMYHYNIILCNADKRKEKEIRVINTLLEKQVDGLLFMGGTVTDEHIQAFHTAAVPIVLCATSDEKGSYPSVDIDHEAAAFDAVNTLIRHGHRQIAMISGTLQDPANGYARFQGYKRALETAGIEYQEDLVRIGNYRYESGVEAMKYFLGLKKKPSAIFAATDEMAIGAIHSIQDEGLKVPDDFSVISVDNIRMASMVRPQLTTVAQPMYDLGAVAMRLLTKLMKKENVDNARVILPHETILRLSVNYLD
- a CDS encoding 5'-methylthioadenosine/adenosylhomocysteine nucleosidase; translation: MSRIYGLMGAMDEEIELLLSAMTEASKTIKAGITYTTGIIHGKQVVVCKSGVGKVNAAVTTQILIDRFGVEQIIFTGVAGAVHPDLNIGDIVISSTCMQHDMDVRALGYARGVIPYQDTSEFAADPELVRLAEQACQSFDDRYIVGKVLSGDQFVASRELVTALHQEMGGACTEMEGAAVAQTAHMNAVPYIVLRSMSDKADGSAHVNYAEFTVEASHRSHRIVEYMLKHLG
- a CDS encoding GNAT family N-acetyltransferase; translation: MQHLKLHHLDTLDHNGQTIYVEGPISADQLRSFEMHTQLDAFRKPKEQFDALVEISGLPEGRIIIAHDGKTLLGYVTFHYPDELERWSEAGMKDLLELGAIEVADDYRGLGLGSRMIRIAFEDGQLESYIIFTTEYYWHWDLKGSGLSVWEYRRMMERLMKTVDMVWYATDDPEICSHPANCLMVRMGEDVPLASREQFDRIRFVRRFMY
- the acsA gene encoding acetate--CoA ligase, with translation MKIEELQAVVPTSNMGPYEQAYNRFQWEDAERHFTWYETGKVNMAHEAIDRHVVEGRGEKTALLYCDASRHEAYTFSQLRASSNRFGNVLRKYGIGKGERVFIFMPRSPELVISLFGILKVGAVVGPLFEAFMETAVKDRLEDSGAVALVTTPALLSRIKREELPKLRHIFVVGDMDEREQGVIDFETEMLMSSEELEPEWLSREDGLIIHYTSGSTGKPKGVYHVQNAMIQHYYTGKMVLDLREDDVYWCTADPGWVTGTSYGIFAPWLNGATNVIRGGRFSPENWYRTIERYEVTIWYSAPTAFRMLMSAGEQVVAKYDLGSLRHVLSVGEPLNPEVVRWGWRVYTQRIHDTWWMTETGGQLICNYPELPIKPGSMGKPLPGIQAAILDDKGQVLPPNRMGHLAIRTPWPSMMIRIWNNPNKYQEYFRFPGWYVSGDSAYMDEDGYFWFQGRIDDVINSSGERIGPFEVESKLLEHPAVAEAGVIGKPDAVRGEIIKAFVALREGYTPSEALQQDIYRFVKEGLSAHAAPREIEFKEKLPKTRSGKIMRRVLKAWELNLPTGDLSTIED
- a CDS encoding penicillin-binding protein 1A yields the protein MVEEKNNVSEPKPSRLRTTMRRLGRVIKWVIIIGCMGVLFAGGAAAGYIASIVKNEPVRSRSMIEQEVNKNAITGFAYFNDGSPIGQLRTEEDRRPVTFKEIPQLVIDAVIAIEDNHFYEHKGVDLSGTLRAVKQKALHESVQTGGSTLTQQLARRVFLNLDRTDDRKVKEILLSLRLERFLSKQQIITAYLNKVPFGNGSSGYNVFGIKAAAKGIFNENDLNKLNVAQAAYLAGLPQLPSSYSAFNGKGEFNESGFKRAINRQHLVLSRMLEENKINKAQYDEAMAFDIKKSLAPRTVKAYNTYPYLMMETERQAAQALMSVTNPGQAANAGADAKTKDDNDLLKEAEQQLRTGGYMVYTTIDKSVYKSMRQIAENKNNFSATSKTKGDEQAAAILIQHKTGAILGMMEGRDFQKEQMNYATQMVRQPGSAMKPIAAYLPALESGLVQPGSIVDDAPIILKDGSNGYHIPKNANNRYQGLVTARYALNQSLNTIALKLFNEKVGISKAWAFAKKLGITTLEPSDNNAQTGVLGGLAHGVTVEELTNAYGAIPNGGVFNDAYMIEKIVDSQGNIVYKHQPNPVQAFTPQTAYLMTDMLRTAVSEGTGRLVKRNFNQAGKIPIAGKTGTTQSYTDVWFEGFTPDVTLGVWVGYKQPVNKLETKVQKERARRLWALIMNEVTAKDSQLFQTDSFKRPDGIVSRTASAYGSDIYNSKYLPKNSENGVTRAKYITYQGVNYIPRDSTPDDMLYERTVRKREKPISELIKELEQAFTVMKRHNSLSYYLPEDADKEAPTQVDPRKDDGTAPNAPASVSVSYSDGKAIISFSPSGNSDVVGYRLYRSTDGGSFQRLGKVVMADGSKVFSDSPPGSSSSYYVTAVDVGGHESEPSAKASAAPVLPPVNSESPAVPGAGDATGVQPTEVPTAPGQPQAKAAGSSVVLQWSAGKPADAITGYNVYYSENGAEPFTNIGSTTSSSFEYKAGKKPKGWFRVTSINAIGESAPSGAVRP